One Pieris rapae chromosome 7, ilPieRapa1.1, whole genome shotgun sequence genomic window carries:
- the LOC110994648 gene encoding cytochrome P450 18a1, translated as MLSILSNSKILWGLWQVVTYCTSRTTLPLLLAAGAAFLVMQVMSLVRESRKLPPGPWGPPIVGYLPFVGVRHKTFLELARCYGALFSARLGNQLTVVLSDYKLIREAFRREEFTGRPSTPLMHTLDGLGIINSEGRLWKNQRRFLHEKLREFGMTYMGNGKRIMEERIKTEVQELMINLHCADGVPIDANPLLALGVSNVICGITMSVRFSHGDARFARLNHLIDEGMRLFGEIHYGEYVPLYNYLPGKAQVQEKVAKNREEMFEFYQTLIDEHRSTLDINKARDLIDVYLIEIEKAKIEGREGELFEGRDHELQLKQILGDLFSAGMETIKSSLLWMIVFMIRNPDVKRKVHEELDSIIGRDRLPTIEDMSSLVYTESAILETLRMSSIVPLATTHSPTKDVNLNGYRIPAGSQVVPLINCVHMDPNLWDEPNKFNPSRFIDDGGKIKRPEYFMPFGVGRRMCLGDVLARMEMFMFFASMMHQFDVKMEPGDALPSLEGTVGATISPQAFRVKFIPRTLPAPAAPVVSFPDHPHLRHVGSH; from the exons atgttatcaatcttatcaaactcaaaaatattatgggGTCTGTGGCAAGTGGTGACATATTGTACTTCGCGGACGACGCTGCCCCTACTGCTTGCGGCCGGCGCAGCTTTTCTGGTGATGCAGGTGATGAGCCTAGTGCGAGAGAGCCGAAAGCTTCCACCTGGACCGTGGGGTCCTCCTATCGTGGGCTACCTTCCATTTGTGGGAGTCCGTCACAAGACGTTCCTGGAGCTGGCTCGCTGCTATGGAGCGCTATTTTCCGCACGTCTTGGAAATCAACTGACTGTAGTGCTAAGTGACTATAAGCTGATCAGAGAAGCCTTTCGTCGTGAAGAATTTACTGGGCGGCCTAGTACGCCTCTTATGCATACTTTGGATGGTCTCG GTATTATTAACAGTGAGGGTCGTCTCTGGAAAAATCAACGGCGTTTCTTGCACGAAAAACTACGTGAATTTGGCATGACATACATGGGAAATGGGAAAAGAATTATGGAGGAAAGAATTAAG actGAAGTGCAAGAGCTCATGATTAACCTACACTGCGCTGATGGAGTACCAATAGACGCAAATCCGTTATTAGCTTTGGGCGTATCAAACGTGATCTGTGGCATAACTATGTCGGTGCGATTCAGCCATGGTGACGCACGATTCGCGAGGCTTAACCATCTAATTGACGAAGGCATGAGATTGTTCGGCGAAATTCACTATGGAGAATACGTCCCATTATATAAT TATCTACCCGGAAAGGCTCAAGTCCAAGAAAAGGTGGCGAAGAATCGTGAagaaatgtttgaattttaCCAAACATTGATAGATGAGCATCGCAGCACTCTTGATATCAACAAGGCGCGGGATCTTATCGATGTTTATCTCATTGAAATTGAAAAGGCTAAAATTGAAGGTCGCGAAGGAGAACTATTCGAGGGAAGAGATCACG aattgCAGCTGAAACAGATTCTCGGCGATCTTTTCTCTGCTGGAATGGAAACCATTAAGTCATCTCTGCTGTGGATGATTGTGTTTATGATACGAAATCCCGATGTGAAAAGGAAAGTTCACGAAGAACTCGACTCAATCATAGGCCGCGACCGCCTGCCCACTATCGAGGATATGTCCAGTCTTGTTTATACGGAATCCGCTATTTTAGAGACTTTGCGAATGTCAAGCATCGTGCCCTTGGCCACTACCCACTCTCCAACTAA GGACGTCAACCTCAACGGCTACAGAATTCCAGCAGGTTCTCAAGTGGTACCTCTCATCAATTGCGTACACATGGACCCCAATCTTTGGGACGAGCCGAACAAGTTCAACCCAAGTAGATTCATTGATGACGGTGGCAAAATCAAACGCCCTGAATACTTTATGCCCTTCGGTGTAGGACGACGCATGTGCTTGGGTGACGTCCTCGCCAGGATGGAAATGTTCATGTTCTTCGCGAGCATGATGCACCAATTCGATGTGAAAATGGAGCCTGGGGACGCACTTCCTTCACTGGAGGGCACGGTGGGTGCGACGATCTCGCCTCAAGCTTTCCGCGTAAAGTTTATTCCGCGCACACTGCCTGCGCCCGCGGCGCCGGTCGTGAGCTTTCCCGACCATCCGCATCTACGCCATGTCGGCTCGCACTAA